In Glycine max cultivar Williams 82 chromosome 10, Glycine_max_v4.0, whole genome shotgun sequence, the DNA window TTAAAGTTGGGGTTTACGTGGCTTAATTTGTTCCCCTATAGAAAAAGACATCTAACTGTCTACAAATAATAAAGAGTTGAAGTGGGGAACCCAACCCCACCAATTATTGTTACAAAATGATTCTCCTTCAGCTACCGAAAATGAAATAGTGGTTATAATTGTCATCAAAAACTagtgtaaaaatataaatgatatgaAAATAGTGTGGTTTTTAAGGGAGTGTCTAGATTAGATTAGTGGTGATTTATGAACCGATCTTCTTTATTGGAGTTAGGCTGTTGGAGATTAGCTCGCGTGAgttaagtttataaaaaaaatatagttggaTGGCCTTTGGAAGATTTGACCTAAATGTTGAATGAACCCACTCACACATTCACACATGAACTCTCTATTCTTTGTTTTTGTATCCGAGAAACCCTTtagtcatttaatttatttttattagtataaaaatcttctaacttaaactaaactattgatgtaaatattgcaaatatatattttatagtttacataatatattaatagtatGATCCAGTGACattgtatattaattttatgtaccAAATAAAAACTTTCGTTCacgtcaaaaaataaaaaacttctgTTAGTGTGACATTATGTTATTAgcataataatactaattattttattttgttggataaaattttaattttcaatcatgtGAAATGATATCATATAATTCATGGAATCAGTTTGAACCTCACCTAGtggaacaaaattttattgtttttgttacaTAAAATTTACATCAATATAGATAAGTTTAGTACATGGATTTTTTCTttacaattaaaagaaataaaaatgtattgtgcaacaaaaaaCGAGTGATcattacttatatatttataagatgATATTAGAATTTATTATAACAATCTATTATTGGGCCTATAGTTTCACCCGTTATTGggccattatttttttaacccaaTTTTTAAAACTGAGGCAACATGAGAAATTCTTTTGGAtagaaaaaatcttataatcCAAACCTATTGCGTTTAGATTTTATCCtaagtcaaatatttttttaaaatacgttTAGATTTTGGACAATTGGGTAATCTAGTATATATTGGTTAAGTCAAATATATTTCGTTTTCTCTTTAAACTGAAGATTACTTTAACCTATATATATTTCCTTTATGGTATATGTTCATCAATCCTGTTTTTCTTGTTCGAAACCTACCTTCTTATTCATGCCAGTAGACACGtcctttttaatgtaattttgtgATACGCCAATTGAATGGATTGATTGAGAGATACGTCACATATCTTAACATGTTTAAGTATAACTTGGGagattttttagttaaaagttTAAACATAACCTTTAATAACTCAGAAACTTGTCCCaagaaattatgaattttatagttgtaatatattttaaatgatatgaaCATTCAATTATTCCATTACCCTAAATATTTCATAGAAATATGTTGTTGCAAGCACTTGTTTTTTCagagaaataaatttacaagcattattttcttttacatactTAAATCAGGAGATAGATCTAAATCTAAGTGTAGCCAATTAGTGGTACAGCTTATATTATAGTGTACTTTATTTCGTGCATTATATTGCATATCTAAacttcatttcttcttcttttctttcacagGTCCCCTTGGAATCTTGGTTAGAACTTTAGTATCCAATGTGTTGAACAATCTCTGCACGTCTTGGTTTCCTTTGCTTGCTAGATAATTCACCTCATATTCATATCTCTCATACATAATGGGAAGAGTCACCAGGCAGAGGAACACTGTAAAACAAAGATATAGCAGATCAATAAATTGATAAGGTTCAATTAGGAAGGTTGATACATtgataataaaattgaattggGATCTCACTGATATATAGAAGATTCAAAGTGGTAAAATAATTCCCAATAGCTGATAAGATCCAGAGACACGCAATTGTCTGAAATTCAATGACATGATGTTAACcaacaattaattaagaaaatattctgACAAGTAATGTGAGAGTAATTGAAATTGGTTTCTCAATACCACAAAGAAGAGTGTGAGGTCTTTCCCAGTTGAAATGTCGTAAAATCTCCTTAAGAACGAGTTGAGCTTTTGAAACAAGAATCTAAAGGTGGGTTCGGGGATTTGAAAATCATAGATTTGTGGCAGGTTCCTGCAAAGAagcttattaatttatttgctccacaaaataaagaaagattATAAATTAATGTATACAGAGAATAAGATTACAGTACCATGTGATAAGTCCAGCTGCATTATACCATACGAATAGGATGAGCATAACGGCCATGAGGATGTGACAAAGTAGAGTAAGAAAATTGTATTCGACCACTTCAAAGAGGAACCAAATGATGGAGAACCCTGCTACCATTGCTGCCGATAATATCTTGTCTTTCCATAGCAATATATCAGCAACTGCAAAATCAGATCAATCTATCacaaaaaatcttttgaaagaAAGGTACGTTTTTCTGCATTTGGTCTTTGGAatataaatgaacaaaaatgcatccaatggtttgagagaaaacCCTCAAAACAACACTTTGGTTAAAAGTAGGAAAACTTTCTACCAATCAATGTAAAccctcaaaagtcaaaacaacccttaaaagtgtaaaagtacaggaataaaaataaaaagtaaaagtacaataaatgttttttttttctaacaaaaaattatcactttaaatacttaaaatgaATCCAAAAGAAGGATGTTAACATTTTCCTTAAAATTTTCAGATCCTCtatattagaatttagaaacataaattaagacgtaagaagaaaaaagtggtGAAGTGTTGCTAAACTATCTTACGCTTTCCTCCGCC includes these proteins:
- the LOC100306402 gene encoding Reticulon-like protein B14-like; translated protein: MPIRSRETAQRPGLLDRQRPLHAVLGGGKLADILLWKDKILSAAMVAGFSIIWFLFEVVEYNFLTLLCHILMAVMLILFVWYNAAGLITWNLPQIYDFQIPEPTFRFLFQKLNSFLRRFYDISTGKDLTLFFVTIACLWILSAIGNYFTTLNLLYIMFLCLVTLPIMYERYEYEVNYLASKGNQDVQRLFNTLDTKVLTKIPRGPVKEKKKK